One Microcebus murinus isolate Inina chromosome 7, M.murinus_Inina_mat1.0, whole genome shotgun sequence genomic region harbors:
- the NSMCE3 gene encoding non-structural maintenance of chromosomes element 3 homolog, with amino-acid sequence MLQKPRSRGRSSAQDERDRDRRRDGDTRASRGGVADEAPSTSRGPGGSQEALGTSSQGARQARAAPTVGPRTQKQLELKVAELVQFLLIKDQKKIPIKRTDILKHVIGDYKDIFLDLLKLANERLQYVFGYKLVELEPKSNSYILINTLEPVEEDAEVRGDQGTPTTGLLMIVLGLIFMKGNTIKETEVWDFLRRLGVYPTKKHLVFGDPKKLITEDFVRQRYLEYRRIPHTDPVDYEFQWGPRTNLETSKMKVLKFVAKVHNQDPKDWPAQYCEALADEEKRARPEASGPAPAPSS; translated from the coding sequence ATGCTGCAAAAACCGAGGAGCCGGGGCCGCTCTAGCGCCCAGGacgagagggacagagacaggaggCGCGACGGAGACACCCGAGCCTCCAGAGGCGGCGTCGCCGACGAGGCCCCGAGCACGTCCCGCGGGCCGGGCGGCTCGCAGGAGGCCCTGGGCACCTCGTCTCAGGGCGCCCGCCAGGCCCGGGCCGCCCCCACCGTGGGGCCCAGGACCCAGAAGCAGCTGGAGCTCAAGGTGGCCGAACTGGTGCAGTTCTTGCTGATTAAGGACCAGAAGAAGATTCCCATCAAGCGGACAGACATACTGAAGCACGTCATTGGAGACTACAAGGACATCTTCCTGGACCTTCTCAAATTGGCTAACGAGCGCCTCCAGTACGTCTTTGGGTACAAGCTGGTGGAACTTGAACCCAAGAGCAACAGCTACATCCTGATCAACACCCTGGAACCCGTGGAGGAGGATGCCGAGGTGAGAGGTGATCAAGGGACGCCCACCACTGGCCTGCTGATGATTGTTTTAGGGCTCATCTTTATGAAGGGCAACACCATCAAAGAGACTGAAGTCTGGGACTTTCTGCGGCGGTTAGGGGTGTACCCCACCAAGAAGCATTTAGTATTTGGAGACCCAAAGAAACTCATTACTGAAGACTTTGTGCGACAGCGTTATCTGGAGTACCGGCGGATACCCCACACCGACCCTGTAGACTACGAATTCCAGTGGGGCCCCCGAACCAACCTGGAAACGAGCAAAATGAAAGTTCTTAAATTTGTGGCCAAAGTCCATAATCAAGACCCCAAGGACTGGCCGGCGCAGTACTGTGAGGCTTTGGCAGATGAGGAGAAGCGGGCCAGACCTGAGGCTagtggcccagccccagccccatcctCTTGA